In Tachysurus vachellii isolate PV-2020 chromosome 3, HZAU_Pvac_v1, whole genome shotgun sequence, one genomic interval encodes:
- the ago3b gene encoding protein argonaute-3 isoform X2, with protein sequence MEISTTEAVGDTPLFSSPRRPGYGTMGKPIKLLANCFQVDIPKMDVYLYEVGIKPERCPRRVNREVVDSMVQHFKVTIFGDRRPVYDGKRSLYTAQPLPVATGGVDLDVTLPGEGGKDRPFKVSIKFVSLVSWHMLHEVLTGRSMVEPLDLDKPISTNPVHAVDVVLRHLPSMRYTPVGRSFFSSPEGYDHPLGGGREVWFGFHQSVRPAMWKMMLNIDVSATAFYKAQPVIQFMCEVLDIHNIDEQPRPLTDSHRVKFTKEIKGLKVEVTHCGTMRRKYRVCNVTRRPASHQTFPLQLENGQTVERTVAQYFREKYNLQLKYPHLPCLQVGQEQKHTYLPLEVCNIVAGQRCIKKLTDNQTSTMIKATARSAPDRQEEISRLVRSANYEADPFVQEFQFRVRDEMAEVTGRVLPAPMLQYGGRNRTVATPSHGVWDMRGKQFHTGVEIKIWAIACFATQRQCREEILKSFTDQLRKISKDAGMPIQGQPCFCKYAQGADSVEPMFRHLKNTYAGLQLIIVILPGKTPVYAEVKRVGDTLLGMATQCVQVKNVVKTSPQTLSNLCLKINVKLGGINNILVPHQRPSIFQQPVIFLGADVTHPPAGDGKKPSIAAVVGSMDAHPSRYCATVRVQRPRQEVIQDLASMVRELLIQFYKSTRYKPTRLIFYRDGVSEGQFRQVLYYELLAIREACISLEKEYQPGITFIVVQKRHHTRLFCADRNERVGRSGNIPAGTTVDTDITHPYEFDFYLCSHAGIQGTSRPSHYHVLWDDNCFTADEFQLLTYQLCHTYVRCTRSVSIPAPAYYAHLVAFRARYHLVDKEHDSAEGSHVSGQSNGRDPQALAKAVQIHHDTLRTMYFA encoded by the exons ATGGAAATCAGCACTACAG AAGCGGTTGGGGATACGCCCCTGTTCTCCTCGCCACGCAGGCCTGGCTATGGCACCATGGGCAAGCCCATCAAGCTGCTGGCCAACTGCTTTCAGGTGGACATCCCAAAGATGGACGTCTACCTGTATGAGGTGGGCATCAAGCCAGAAAGATGTCCACGCCGTGTCAACAG GGAGGTTGTGGACTCCATGGTGCAGCATTTTAAAGTCACCATCTTTGGAGACAGAAGACCGGTGTATGATGGCAAAAGGAGCCTGTACACAGCACAACCACTACCAGTTGCTACAGGAGGA GTGGACCTAGATGTGACTTTACCTGGAGAAGGAGGCAAGGATCGGCCCTTTAAAGTGTCTATCAAGTTTGTGTCGCTGGTTAGCTGGCACATGCTGCACGAGGTGCTGACAGGGCGGAGTATGGTTGAGCCTCTGGATCTGGACAAGCCAATCAGCACCAACCCTGTGCATGCCGTAGACGTGGTGCTGCGCCACCTGCCCTCAATGAG atacaCACCAGTCGGCCggtctttcttctcctctcctgaAGGCTATGATCATCCTCTGGGTGGAGGCAGGGAAGTGTGGTTTGGGTTCCACCAATCAGTGAGACCAGCTATGTGGAAGATGATGCTGAACATAGATG TGTCTGCTACCGCGTTCTACAAAGCCCAGCCGGTGATCCAGTTTATGTGCGAGGTTCTGGACATCCATAACATTGACGAGCAGCCGCGCCCTCTGACAGACTCCCACCGAGTCAAATTCACCAAAGAaatcaaag GTCTGAAGGTCGAGGTGACTCACTGTGGCACCATGAGGAGGAAGTACAGGGTGTGTAACGTCACCCGCCGTCCTGCAAGCCACCAAAC gtttCCGCTGCAACTGGAGAATGGGCAGACTGTGGAGAGAACAGTGGCACAGTACTTCCGTGAGAAATACAACCTGCAGCTCAAATATCCCCACTTGCCCTGCCTGCAGGTGGGCCAggagcagaaacacacatatCTGCCCCTGGAG GTGTGTAATATTGTAGCTGGGCAGCGGTGCATTAAGAAACTGACCGATAACCAAACTTCCACCATGATTAAAGCCACGGCTCGATCAGCACCAGACAGGCAGGAGGAGATCAGCCGACTG GTTCGCAGTGCAAACTATGAGGCTGACCCATTCGTACAGGAGTTCCAGTTCCGTGTGAGGGATGAGATGGCCGAGGTGACTGGCCGCGTATTGCCTGCCCCCATGCTGCAGTACGGCGGCAGG aatCGCACAGTGGCCACTCCAAGCCATGGTGTATGGGACATGAGAGGGAAGCAGTTTCACACTGGGGTAGAAATTAAAATCTGGGCCATTGCTTGCTTTGCCACTCAGAGACAATGCCGAGAGGAAATCCTCAA AAGCTTTACTGATCAGCTGCGTAAGATTTCAAAAGACGCTGGGATGCCTATCCAAGGCCAGCCTTGCTTCTGCAAGTACGCTCAGGGAGCAGACAGTGTAGAGCCCATGTTCAGACACCTGAAGAACACTTATGCTGGTCTACAGCTCATCATCGTCATCCTGCCTGGGAAAACGCCCGTCTATG CGGAGGTGAAGCGTGTTGGAGACACACTCCTGGGAATGGCCACTCAGTGTGTGCAGGTGAAGAACGTGGTGAAGACCTCACCACAGACACTCTCCAACCTCTGCCTGAAGATCAACGTCAAACTAGGTGGCATCAATAACATCCTGGTTCCTCATCAACG tcCGTCCATCTTTCAGCAGCCAGTCATTTTCCTAGGTGCTGATGTCACTCATCCACCTGCAGGAGACGGCAAGAAGCCCTCCATCGCTGCG gtggtagGCAGCATGGACGCCCACCCGAGCCGCTATTGTGCCACAGTGCGTGTTCAGAGACCCAGGCAGGAGGTCATCCAGGACCTGGCTTCCATGGTCCGGGAGCTACTCATCCAGTTCTACAAATCCACACGTTACAAACCCACACGCCTCATCTTTTACAGAGACGGAGTGTCCGAGGGGCAGTTCCGACAG GTGCTGTATTATGAGCTGCTGGCCATTCGGGAGGCCTGTATAAGTCTGGAGAAAGAGTATCAACCAGGCATCACTTTTATTGTCGTGCAAAAACGCCACCACACACGCCTTTTCTGCGCTGACCGTAACGAGAGG GTTGGACGGAGTGGAAACATTCCCGCTGGCACTACAGTTGACACAGACATCACCCATCCCTATGAGTTTGACTTTTACCTCTGCAGTCATGCTGGAATTCAG GGCACGAGCCGGCCCTCACACTACCACGTGCTGTGGGACGACAACTGTTTCACAGCTGACGAGTTCCAGCTGCTCACCTACCAGCTGTGCCACACGTACGTACGCTGCACCCGCTCCGTCTCCATCCCAGCGCCTGCCTACTATGCCCACCTAGTGGCCTTCCGTGCTCGCTACCACCTGGTCGACAAGGAGCATGACAG tgcgGAGGGCAGTCATGTATCAGGACAGAGTAATGGTCGTGACCCCCAAGCCCTGGCCAAAGCTGTGCAGATTCACCACGACACTCTGAGGACCATGTACTTTGCCTAg
- the ago3b gene encoding protein argonaute-3 isoform X3: MEISTTEAVGDTPLFSSPRRPGYGTMGKPIKLLANCFQVDIPKMDVYLYEVGIKPERCPRRVNREVVDSMVQHFKVTIFGDRRPVYDGKRSLYTAQPLPVATGGVDLDVTLPGEGGKDRPFKVSIKFVSLVSWHMLHEVLTGRSMVEPLDLDKPISTNPVHAVDVVLRHLPSMRYTPVGRSFFSSPEGYDHPLGGGREVWFGFHQSVRPAMWKMMLNIDVSATAFYKAQPVIQFMCEVLDIHNIDEQPRPLTDSHRVKFTKEIKGLKVEVTHCGTMRRKYRVCNVTRRPASHQTFPLQLENGQTVERTVAQYFREKYNLQLKYPHLPCLQVGQEQKHTYLPLEVCNIVAGQRCIKKLTDNQTSTMIKATARSAPDRQEEISRLVRSANYEADPFVQEFQFRVRDEMAEVTGRVLPAPMLQYGGRVSSEHFLNRTVATPSHGVWDMRGKQFHTGVEIKIWAIACFATQRQCREEILKSFTDQLRKISKDAGMPIQGQPCFCKYAQGADSVEPMFRHLKNTYAGLQLIIVILPGKTPVYAEVKRVGDTLLGMATQCVQVKNVVKTSPQTLSNLCLKINVKLGGINNILVPHQRPSIFQQPVIFLGADVTHPPAGDGKKPSIAAVVGSMDAHPSRYCATVRVQRPRQEVIQDLASMVRELLIQFYKSTRYKPTRLIFYRDGVSEGQFRQVLYYELLAIREACISLEKEYQPGITFIVVQKRHHTRLFCADRNERVGRSGNIPAGTTVDTDITHPYEFDFYLCSHAGIQGTSRPSHYHVLWDDNCFTADEFQLLTYQLCHTYVRCTRSVSIPAPAYYAHLVAFRARYHLVDKEHDR; encoded by the exons ATGGAAATCAGCACTACAG AAGCGGTTGGGGATACGCCCCTGTTCTCCTCGCCACGCAGGCCTGGCTATGGCACCATGGGCAAGCCCATCAAGCTGCTGGCCAACTGCTTTCAGGTGGACATCCCAAAGATGGACGTCTACCTGTATGAGGTGGGCATCAAGCCAGAAAGATGTCCACGCCGTGTCAACAG GGAGGTTGTGGACTCCATGGTGCAGCATTTTAAAGTCACCATCTTTGGAGACAGAAGACCGGTGTATGATGGCAAAAGGAGCCTGTACACAGCACAACCACTACCAGTTGCTACAGGAGGA GTGGACCTAGATGTGACTTTACCTGGAGAAGGAGGCAAGGATCGGCCCTTTAAAGTGTCTATCAAGTTTGTGTCGCTGGTTAGCTGGCACATGCTGCACGAGGTGCTGACAGGGCGGAGTATGGTTGAGCCTCTGGATCTGGACAAGCCAATCAGCACCAACCCTGTGCATGCCGTAGACGTGGTGCTGCGCCACCTGCCCTCAATGAG atacaCACCAGTCGGCCggtctttcttctcctctcctgaAGGCTATGATCATCCTCTGGGTGGAGGCAGGGAAGTGTGGTTTGGGTTCCACCAATCAGTGAGACCAGCTATGTGGAAGATGATGCTGAACATAGATG TGTCTGCTACCGCGTTCTACAAAGCCCAGCCGGTGATCCAGTTTATGTGCGAGGTTCTGGACATCCATAACATTGACGAGCAGCCGCGCCCTCTGACAGACTCCCACCGAGTCAAATTCACCAAAGAaatcaaag GTCTGAAGGTCGAGGTGACTCACTGTGGCACCATGAGGAGGAAGTACAGGGTGTGTAACGTCACCCGCCGTCCTGCAAGCCACCAAAC gtttCCGCTGCAACTGGAGAATGGGCAGACTGTGGAGAGAACAGTGGCACAGTACTTCCGTGAGAAATACAACCTGCAGCTCAAATATCCCCACTTGCCCTGCCTGCAGGTGGGCCAggagcagaaacacacatatCTGCCCCTGGAG GTGTGTAATATTGTAGCTGGGCAGCGGTGCATTAAGAAACTGACCGATAACCAAACTTCCACCATGATTAAAGCCACGGCTCGATCAGCACCAGACAGGCAGGAGGAGATCAGCCGACTG GTTCGCAGTGCAAACTATGAGGCTGACCCATTCGTACAGGAGTTCCAGTTCCGTGTGAGGGATGAGATGGCCGAGGTGACTGGCCGCGTATTGCCTGCCCCCATGCTGCAGTACGGCGGCAGGGTGAGCTCTGAACACTTCCTG aatCGCACAGTGGCCACTCCAAGCCATGGTGTATGGGACATGAGAGGGAAGCAGTTTCACACTGGGGTAGAAATTAAAATCTGGGCCATTGCTTGCTTTGCCACTCAGAGACAATGCCGAGAGGAAATCCTCAA AAGCTTTACTGATCAGCTGCGTAAGATTTCAAAAGACGCTGGGATGCCTATCCAAGGCCAGCCTTGCTTCTGCAAGTACGCTCAGGGAGCAGACAGTGTAGAGCCCATGTTCAGACACCTGAAGAACACTTATGCTGGTCTACAGCTCATCATCGTCATCCTGCCTGGGAAAACGCCCGTCTATG CGGAGGTGAAGCGTGTTGGAGACACACTCCTGGGAATGGCCACTCAGTGTGTGCAGGTGAAGAACGTGGTGAAGACCTCACCACAGACACTCTCCAACCTCTGCCTGAAGATCAACGTCAAACTAGGTGGCATCAATAACATCCTGGTTCCTCATCAACG tcCGTCCATCTTTCAGCAGCCAGTCATTTTCCTAGGTGCTGATGTCACTCATCCACCTGCAGGAGACGGCAAGAAGCCCTCCATCGCTGCG gtggtagGCAGCATGGACGCCCACCCGAGCCGCTATTGTGCCACAGTGCGTGTTCAGAGACCCAGGCAGGAGGTCATCCAGGACCTGGCTTCCATGGTCCGGGAGCTACTCATCCAGTTCTACAAATCCACACGTTACAAACCCACACGCCTCATCTTTTACAGAGACGGAGTGTCCGAGGGGCAGTTCCGACAG GTGCTGTATTATGAGCTGCTGGCCATTCGGGAGGCCTGTATAAGTCTGGAGAAAGAGTATCAACCAGGCATCACTTTTATTGTCGTGCAAAAACGCCACCACACACGCCTTTTCTGCGCTGACCGTAACGAGAGG GTTGGACGGAGTGGAAACATTCCCGCTGGCACTACAGTTGACACAGACATCACCCATCCCTATGAGTTTGACTTTTACCTCTGCAGTCATGCTGGAATTCAG GGCACGAGCCGGCCCTCACACTACCACGTGCTGTGGGACGACAACTGTTTCACAGCTGACGAGTTCCAGCTGCTCACCTACCAGCTGTGCCACACGTACGTACGCTGCACCCGCTCCGTCTCCATCCCAGCGCCTGCCTACTATGCCCACCTAGTGGCCTTCCGTGCTCGCTACCACCTGGTCGACAAGGAGCATGACAGGTAA
- the ago3b gene encoding protein argonaute-3 isoform X4 has protein sequence MEISTTEAVGDTPLFSSPRRPGYGTMGKPIKLLANCFQVDIPKMDVYLYEVGIKPERCPRRVNREVVDSMVQHFKVTIFGDRRPVYDGKRSLYTAQPLPVATGGVDLDVTLPGEGGKDRPFKVSIKFVSLVSWHMLHEVLTGRSMVEPLDLDKPISTNPVHAVDVVLRHLPSMRYTPVGRSFFSSPEGYDHPLGGGREVWFGFHQSVRPAMWKMMLNIDVSATAFYKAQPVIQFMCEVLDIHNIDEQPRPLTDSHRVKFTKEIKGLKVEVTHCGTMRRKYRVCNVTRRPASHQTFPLQLENGQTVERTVAQYFREKYNLQLKYPHLPCLQVGQEQKHTYLPLEVCNIVAGQRCIKKLTDNQTSTMIKATARSAPDRQEEISRLVRSANYEADPFVQEFQFRVRDEMAEVTGRVLPAPMLQYGGRVSSEHFLNRTVATPSHGVWDMRGKQFHTGVEIKIWAIACFATQRQCREEILKSFTDQLRKISKDAGMPIQGQPCFCKYAQGADSVEPMFRHLKNTYAGLQLIIVILPGKTPVYAEVKRVGDTLLGMATQCVQVKNVVKTSPQTLSNLCLKINVKLGGINNILVPHQRPSIFQQPVIFLGADVTHPPAGDGKKPSIAAVLYYELLAIREACISLEKEYQPGITFIVVQKRHHTRLFCADRNERVGRSGNIPAGTTVDTDITHPYEFDFYLCSHAGIQGTSRPSHYHVLWDDNCFTADEFQLLTYQLCHTYVRCTRSVSIPAPAYYAHLVAFRARYHLVDKEHDSAEGSHVSGQSNGRDPQALAKAVQIHHDTLRTMYFA, from the exons ATGGAAATCAGCACTACAG AAGCGGTTGGGGATACGCCCCTGTTCTCCTCGCCACGCAGGCCTGGCTATGGCACCATGGGCAAGCCCATCAAGCTGCTGGCCAACTGCTTTCAGGTGGACATCCCAAAGATGGACGTCTACCTGTATGAGGTGGGCATCAAGCCAGAAAGATGTCCACGCCGTGTCAACAG GGAGGTTGTGGACTCCATGGTGCAGCATTTTAAAGTCACCATCTTTGGAGACAGAAGACCGGTGTATGATGGCAAAAGGAGCCTGTACACAGCACAACCACTACCAGTTGCTACAGGAGGA GTGGACCTAGATGTGACTTTACCTGGAGAAGGAGGCAAGGATCGGCCCTTTAAAGTGTCTATCAAGTTTGTGTCGCTGGTTAGCTGGCACATGCTGCACGAGGTGCTGACAGGGCGGAGTATGGTTGAGCCTCTGGATCTGGACAAGCCAATCAGCACCAACCCTGTGCATGCCGTAGACGTGGTGCTGCGCCACCTGCCCTCAATGAG atacaCACCAGTCGGCCggtctttcttctcctctcctgaAGGCTATGATCATCCTCTGGGTGGAGGCAGGGAAGTGTGGTTTGGGTTCCACCAATCAGTGAGACCAGCTATGTGGAAGATGATGCTGAACATAGATG TGTCTGCTACCGCGTTCTACAAAGCCCAGCCGGTGATCCAGTTTATGTGCGAGGTTCTGGACATCCATAACATTGACGAGCAGCCGCGCCCTCTGACAGACTCCCACCGAGTCAAATTCACCAAAGAaatcaaag GTCTGAAGGTCGAGGTGACTCACTGTGGCACCATGAGGAGGAAGTACAGGGTGTGTAACGTCACCCGCCGTCCTGCAAGCCACCAAAC gtttCCGCTGCAACTGGAGAATGGGCAGACTGTGGAGAGAACAGTGGCACAGTACTTCCGTGAGAAATACAACCTGCAGCTCAAATATCCCCACTTGCCCTGCCTGCAGGTGGGCCAggagcagaaacacacatatCTGCCCCTGGAG GTGTGTAATATTGTAGCTGGGCAGCGGTGCATTAAGAAACTGACCGATAACCAAACTTCCACCATGATTAAAGCCACGGCTCGATCAGCACCAGACAGGCAGGAGGAGATCAGCCGACTG GTTCGCAGTGCAAACTATGAGGCTGACCCATTCGTACAGGAGTTCCAGTTCCGTGTGAGGGATGAGATGGCCGAGGTGACTGGCCGCGTATTGCCTGCCCCCATGCTGCAGTACGGCGGCAGGGTGAGCTCTGAACACTTCCTG aatCGCACAGTGGCCACTCCAAGCCATGGTGTATGGGACATGAGAGGGAAGCAGTTTCACACTGGGGTAGAAATTAAAATCTGGGCCATTGCTTGCTTTGCCACTCAGAGACAATGCCGAGAGGAAATCCTCAA AAGCTTTACTGATCAGCTGCGTAAGATTTCAAAAGACGCTGGGATGCCTATCCAAGGCCAGCCTTGCTTCTGCAAGTACGCTCAGGGAGCAGACAGTGTAGAGCCCATGTTCAGACACCTGAAGAACACTTATGCTGGTCTACAGCTCATCATCGTCATCCTGCCTGGGAAAACGCCCGTCTATG CGGAGGTGAAGCGTGTTGGAGACACACTCCTGGGAATGGCCACTCAGTGTGTGCAGGTGAAGAACGTGGTGAAGACCTCACCACAGACACTCTCCAACCTCTGCCTGAAGATCAACGTCAAACTAGGTGGCATCAATAACATCCTGGTTCCTCATCAACG tcCGTCCATCTTTCAGCAGCCAGTCATTTTCCTAGGTGCTGATGTCACTCATCCACCTGCAGGAGACGGCAAGAAGCCCTCCATCGCTGCG GTGCTGTATTATGAGCTGCTGGCCATTCGGGAGGCCTGTATAAGTCTGGAGAAAGAGTATCAACCAGGCATCACTTTTATTGTCGTGCAAAAACGCCACCACACACGCCTTTTCTGCGCTGACCGTAACGAGAGG GTTGGACGGAGTGGAAACATTCCCGCTGGCACTACAGTTGACACAGACATCACCCATCCCTATGAGTTTGACTTTTACCTCTGCAGTCATGCTGGAATTCAG GGCACGAGCCGGCCCTCACACTACCACGTGCTGTGGGACGACAACTGTTTCACAGCTGACGAGTTCCAGCTGCTCACCTACCAGCTGTGCCACACGTACGTACGCTGCACCCGCTCCGTCTCCATCCCAGCGCCTGCCTACTATGCCCACCTAGTGGCCTTCCGTGCTCGCTACCACCTGGTCGACAAGGAGCATGACAG tgcgGAGGGCAGTCATGTATCAGGACAGAGTAATGGTCGTGACCCCCAAGCCCTGGCCAAAGCTGTGCAGATTCACCACGACACTCTGAGGACCATGTACTTTGCCTAg
- the ago3b gene encoding protein argonaute-3 isoform X1 encodes MEISTTEAVGDTPLFSSPRRPGYGTMGKPIKLLANCFQVDIPKMDVYLYEVGIKPERCPRRVNREVVDSMVQHFKVTIFGDRRPVYDGKRSLYTAQPLPVATGGVDLDVTLPGEGGKDRPFKVSIKFVSLVSWHMLHEVLTGRSMVEPLDLDKPISTNPVHAVDVVLRHLPSMRYTPVGRSFFSSPEGYDHPLGGGREVWFGFHQSVRPAMWKMMLNIDVSATAFYKAQPVIQFMCEVLDIHNIDEQPRPLTDSHRVKFTKEIKGLKVEVTHCGTMRRKYRVCNVTRRPASHQTFPLQLENGQTVERTVAQYFREKYNLQLKYPHLPCLQVGQEQKHTYLPLEVCNIVAGQRCIKKLTDNQTSTMIKATARSAPDRQEEISRLVRSANYEADPFVQEFQFRVRDEMAEVTGRVLPAPMLQYGGRVSSEHFLNRTVATPSHGVWDMRGKQFHTGVEIKIWAIACFATQRQCREEILKSFTDQLRKISKDAGMPIQGQPCFCKYAQGADSVEPMFRHLKNTYAGLQLIIVILPGKTPVYAEVKRVGDTLLGMATQCVQVKNVVKTSPQTLSNLCLKINVKLGGINNILVPHQRPSIFQQPVIFLGADVTHPPAGDGKKPSIAAVVGSMDAHPSRYCATVRVQRPRQEVIQDLASMVRELLIQFYKSTRYKPTRLIFYRDGVSEGQFRQVLYYELLAIREACISLEKEYQPGITFIVVQKRHHTRLFCADRNERVGRSGNIPAGTTVDTDITHPYEFDFYLCSHAGIQGTSRPSHYHVLWDDNCFTADEFQLLTYQLCHTYVRCTRSVSIPAPAYYAHLVAFRARYHLVDKEHDSAEGSHVSGQSNGRDPQALAKAVQIHHDTLRTMYFA; translated from the exons ATGGAAATCAGCACTACAG AAGCGGTTGGGGATACGCCCCTGTTCTCCTCGCCACGCAGGCCTGGCTATGGCACCATGGGCAAGCCCATCAAGCTGCTGGCCAACTGCTTTCAGGTGGACATCCCAAAGATGGACGTCTACCTGTATGAGGTGGGCATCAAGCCAGAAAGATGTCCACGCCGTGTCAACAG GGAGGTTGTGGACTCCATGGTGCAGCATTTTAAAGTCACCATCTTTGGAGACAGAAGACCGGTGTATGATGGCAAAAGGAGCCTGTACACAGCACAACCACTACCAGTTGCTACAGGAGGA GTGGACCTAGATGTGACTTTACCTGGAGAAGGAGGCAAGGATCGGCCCTTTAAAGTGTCTATCAAGTTTGTGTCGCTGGTTAGCTGGCACATGCTGCACGAGGTGCTGACAGGGCGGAGTATGGTTGAGCCTCTGGATCTGGACAAGCCAATCAGCACCAACCCTGTGCATGCCGTAGACGTGGTGCTGCGCCACCTGCCCTCAATGAG atacaCACCAGTCGGCCggtctttcttctcctctcctgaAGGCTATGATCATCCTCTGGGTGGAGGCAGGGAAGTGTGGTTTGGGTTCCACCAATCAGTGAGACCAGCTATGTGGAAGATGATGCTGAACATAGATG TGTCTGCTACCGCGTTCTACAAAGCCCAGCCGGTGATCCAGTTTATGTGCGAGGTTCTGGACATCCATAACATTGACGAGCAGCCGCGCCCTCTGACAGACTCCCACCGAGTCAAATTCACCAAAGAaatcaaag GTCTGAAGGTCGAGGTGACTCACTGTGGCACCATGAGGAGGAAGTACAGGGTGTGTAACGTCACCCGCCGTCCTGCAAGCCACCAAAC gtttCCGCTGCAACTGGAGAATGGGCAGACTGTGGAGAGAACAGTGGCACAGTACTTCCGTGAGAAATACAACCTGCAGCTCAAATATCCCCACTTGCCCTGCCTGCAGGTGGGCCAggagcagaaacacacatatCTGCCCCTGGAG GTGTGTAATATTGTAGCTGGGCAGCGGTGCATTAAGAAACTGACCGATAACCAAACTTCCACCATGATTAAAGCCACGGCTCGATCAGCACCAGACAGGCAGGAGGAGATCAGCCGACTG GTTCGCAGTGCAAACTATGAGGCTGACCCATTCGTACAGGAGTTCCAGTTCCGTGTGAGGGATGAGATGGCCGAGGTGACTGGCCGCGTATTGCCTGCCCCCATGCTGCAGTACGGCGGCAGGGTGAGCTCTGAACACTTCCTG aatCGCACAGTGGCCACTCCAAGCCATGGTGTATGGGACATGAGAGGGAAGCAGTTTCACACTGGGGTAGAAATTAAAATCTGGGCCATTGCTTGCTTTGCCACTCAGAGACAATGCCGAGAGGAAATCCTCAA AAGCTTTACTGATCAGCTGCGTAAGATTTCAAAAGACGCTGGGATGCCTATCCAAGGCCAGCCTTGCTTCTGCAAGTACGCTCAGGGAGCAGACAGTGTAGAGCCCATGTTCAGACACCTGAAGAACACTTATGCTGGTCTACAGCTCATCATCGTCATCCTGCCTGGGAAAACGCCCGTCTATG CGGAGGTGAAGCGTGTTGGAGACACACTCCTGGGAATGGCCACTCAGTGTGTGCAGGTGAAGAACGTGGTGAAGACCTCACCACAGACACTCTCCAACCTCTGCCTGAAGATCAACGTCAAACTAGGTGGCATCAATAACATCCTGGTTCCTCATCAACG tcCGTCCATCTTTCAGCAGCCAGTCATTTTCCTAGGTGCTGATGTCACTCATCCACCTGCAGGAGACGGCAAGAAGCCCTCCATCGCTGCG gtggtagGCAGCATGGACGCCCACCCGAGCCGCTATTGTGCCACAGTGCGTGTTCAGAGACCCAGGCAGGAGGTCATCCAGGACCTGGCTTCCATGGTCCGGGAGCTACTCATCCAGTTCTACAAATCCACACGTTACAAACCCACACGCCTCATCTTTTACAGAGACGGAGTGTCCGAGGGGCAGTTCCGACAG GTGCTGTATTATGAGCTGCTGGCCATTCGGGAGGCCTGTATAAGTCTGGAGAAAGAGTATCAACCAGGCATCACTTTTATTGTCGTGCAAAAACGCCACCACACACGCCTTTTCTGCGCTGACCGTAACGAGAGG GTTGGACGGAGTGGAAACATTCCCGCTGGCACTACAGTTGACACAGACATCACCCATCCCTATGAGTTTGACTTTTACCTCTGCAGTCATGCTGGAATTCAG GGCACGAGCCGGCCCTCACACTACCACGTGCTGTGGGACGACAACTGTTTCACAGCTGACGAGTTCCAGCTGCTCACCTACCAGCTGTGCCACACGTACGTACGCTGCACCCGCTCCGTCTCCATCCCAGCGCCTGCCTACTATGCCCACCTAGTGGCCTTCCGTGCTCGCTACCACCTGGTCGACAAGGAGCATGACAG tgcgGAGGGCAGTCATGTATCAGGACAGAGTAATGGTCGTGACCCCCAAGCCCTGGCCAAAGCTGTGCAGATTCACCACGACACTCTGAGGACCATGTACTTTGCCTAg